The Synchiropus splendidus isolate RoL2022-P1 chromosome 5, RoL_Sspl_1.0, whole genome shotgun sequence DNA window TGCGATGCTTGTCTTTATCAGGGTCTGAAGGCTGGTTCTCTGCATTTCCCCGGAACTGCTGCCACCTACAGAGGGGAAACCGTCCAGGTGAAAGAGGTGGAGCCTCGTTTCTACGACTACTCCAACGAAACTGACTGGCGGCTGAACGTTGACAAGGTCATCGCCGACTGGTTCTTCAAACAAGATCTGGACTTTGTGTCCCTGTACTTCGGTGAGCCGGATAAGGTGGGACACAAATATGGACCCGATTCTCCAGAACGCAGAGCGATGATACAGCAGGTGGATCGCACCGTGGGCTACATCAGGGAGAGGATCCACGACTGTGGCCTGACAGACAGACTCAACGTCATGATCACCGCAGACCACGGGATGACCACAGTGATGCGAGGGGCGCCGGTCCAGGAGATCATCCTGTCAAAGATTCCCGGGTTCAGCTTCAAGGACATCAAATTTCATCTGGTGGATTACGGCCCGTCTGGCATGCTGCTCCCAAAAGAGGGCATGTTGGAGAAGGTCTACCAGGCTCTGAAAGTCGGTCACCCTCATCTGCATGTGTACAAGAAGGAGGAGATGCCAGAGAGACTGCACTACAGCAAGCACCCACGACTGCTGCCTCTCATTCTGTTTGCTGACCGTGGTTATGTGATTAACGGGGTAAGACAGCTGGAATTCAAGTAGACACAACCGTTCACCGGGTCATGTCGAGTCAGAGGTGCAGCTCTAGTCACCTAAGTCGCTAAGAAAGAATATATAGATATCACTTGAAGGTTTCAGTTTATGGATCACAGTTTAGCACCCTGAAGCAGGAGACAGAGAAGGACTGAATTTTAACCGTGGTATTTGCTCCAAGCCGAAACCATAAAAGGCAACACAGAAGGAGGGCGAGGACAAAACCGGACAAGACGAGAAGAGAACTAGAAAAGACTGGACTTAAATGAGAGAAGACGATGACCCGACTTAACTTAGACAAGCTCAATAACAGGGCAATGACTATACAGGATCAGATTCGACAAAACTTGTTGAGACAATGACTTGTCAGGGAGACTTGATGGGGAAAGACAAGATGATGACTTTATGATGACTAGTATGACTAGAACTCAACCTGGACTGTTAGTTAACTTGAGGCTTGACTCGACAGAGCTAGTCAAAAGGATGACTTGATTAGGTGAGACAggactcgaccagactgttGCTTAACATAAGGCTTGACTTGACAGGGCACTACGAGATGATGACTTGAATCGATGAGATGGGACACGACCAGACTGTtatttgacttgatgtggaggcTGGACTAACTTGGCAAGATGGTACTTGACCATATGGTTTCTTAACTTGACGCAGAGACCTCCTTCAACAACCTTCATTCTGTGTGCAGCTGTTCCCAGTTCAGTTCAACAAAGGAGAACACGGCTTCGACAACCAGGTTCTGGATATGAAGCCTCTGTTCAGGGCAGTGGGGCCGGACTTCCGGAAGAACCTGGTGGTGGGGCCATTCGAGACGGTCAACGTGTACGCACTGATGTGTCATCTCCTGAAGATCGCCCCAGAGGTGAACGACGGACTGCTGGAGAGGACCAGGCACATGCTGGTCACTGAGAGCGGCACAGGAGGAGGCGATGGTGGTAAGAAGGGAGTTCCTCATAGAGACAGTTAGAAAGAtggtgatgggtaggtgagggttcatgacacagtgttctgattttcagaggccaccagatggcactgtctgctgcaaaatgtttggacttgagcaactaattcaataaaactttACGTCATTTctgagcgccacctagtggcctctgaatattagactactgtttcatcaactctgcaatactgtttcatgaagcctcatctacccatcagtagtAGTAATACTCTCTACAGTAGCTGTACTCTTTTGTGCATCCCAAGCTTGGGGTACATAAAATGGTTTGGGATCGGGTTGGTTATTTCGCCCCCTTTTGGCAGGAACCCGCCCTTACATAGGAAGTGTacaacaaacatacaaacagCT harbors:
- the enpp7.2 gene encoding ectonucleotide pyrophosphatase/phosphodiesterase family member 7, translating into MLLLGLLLLGLCCPAAPAPQVGAAPFTRNKLLLISFDGFRWDYDQDVETPNLDQMAADGVKADYVTPPYLTITSPSHFTLITGRYIENHGVIHNMWFNTSTQEKKQYYMTQFVDSYWDNGSLPIWITAQRQGLKAGSLHFPGTAATYRGETVQVKEVEPRFYDYSNETDWRLNVDKVIADWFFKQDLDFVSLYFGEPDKVGHKYGPDSPERRAMIQQVDRTVGYIRERIHDCGLTDRLNVMITADHGMTTVMRGAPVQEIILSKIPGFSFKDIKFHLVDYGPSGMLLPKEGMLEKVYQALKVGHPHLHVYKKEEMPERLHYSKHPRLLPLILFADRGYVINGLFPVQFNKGEHGFDNQVLDMKPLFRAVGPDFRKNLVVGPFETVNVYALMCHLLKIAPEVNDGLLERTRHMLVTESGTGGGDGDRDATQQAVIGLSAVCGFLFLVFIVATSYSCLTKSKEQKR